Genomic segment of Frankiales bacterium:
GGTTGTGCCTGTCGGTGGCCTCGGGTAGCATTCCTACATTCGTTCGAACCCCAGCCGGCTCCGTGGGAGGTGCCCGATGACCGCCGTCGACGACCCGGACACCACCGGCCCCGCAGGTTCGCACTGGGAGATCTACCTCGAGATGGGCAAGGCGGCCGTCGGTCCGCTGGACTGGCTGACCGGGCAGCCGAGCGTGCTGGCCCACGTCCTCGACCGTCCCGTGCAGGCCACCGACGCGCTGCTGCTCAACCGGATCGACGTCGAGGCGATCACCGAGCCGGCCGAGCTGATCGACTTCATCGCGGTCACCGCGCGGCTCGAAGCCCGTCTGGCGTCGATGCGCCTCGCGGCGGAGGCGGCGTTCGCGGCCAAGGCGTGCCCGGACTCGACGTCCGCGCACGCGACGTACGCGGACGCAGCGGCCGAGCAGGAAGTCGCCTACGCCACCCACAACAGCGTCTACGCCGCGTCCAAGGAGATCGACCGCGCCCGAGCGCTCAAGGAGATCTTCCCCTCGTTCCGTGCCGCGCTGGCTGCGGGGG
This window contains:
- a CDS encoding DUF222 domain-containing protein yields the protein MTAVDDPDTTGPAGSHWEIYLEMGKAAVGPLDWLTGQPSVLAHVLDRPVQATDALLLNRIDVEAITEPAELIDFIAVTARLEARLASMRLAAEAAFAAKACPDSTSAHATYADAAAEQEVAYATHNSVYAASKEIDRARALKEIFPSFRAALAAGEITERHCAVLVDQTRFLTDPEVLATIEAAALEKARTLTPSELRKHLDKLIARHDPDATVRAHKAVATRDVYRQPIGDGMAFLGVTHQAPVIDAVFDAIEAAGKALRAQRGGAEALRAG